From Rutidosis leptorrhynchoides isolate AG116_Rl617_1_P2 chromosome 3, CSIRO_AGI_Rlap_v1, whole genome shotgun sequence, a single genomic window includes:
- the LOC139901225 gene encoding uncharacterized protein translates to MSSTSSSSEEFLMQVLDIINSEALESENEAESSHTRRYIEREHEAAHVRLMTDYFVQGCKYFDDNFKRRFRMWRRVFLRIMEDILNYHKDPLPEYFKYFHLRFDARGKLSISTYLKITTALRQLAYGDTPDLFDEYLQMSERTSRESLMHFCKCIIDLYKDEYMREPTTEDIKRLYEAHEDIHDLPGMMGSIDCMHWAWERCPVAWKGQFT, encoded by the coding sequence atgtcTTCAACATCATCGTCTAGCGAAGAGTTTTTGATGCAAGTGCTCGATATAATCAATAGCGAGGCGTTAGAAAGTGAAAATGAAGCGGAAAGTTCACACACACGTCGTTATATAGAACGTGAACATGAAGCCGCACATGTACGTCTTATGACCGACTATTTTGTTCAAGGTTGCAAATACTTCGACGATAATTTTAAAAGGAGGTTTCGAATGTGGCGTCGCGTATTTCTCCGAATTATGGAAGATATTCTCAACTACCACAAAGATCCGCTACcggaatactttaaatattttcatTTACGATTTGATGCGCGCGGCAAGTTGAGTATTAGTACATACTTAAAAATAACTACTGCTCTACGACAATTAGCTTATGGTGATACACCCGATCTTTTTGACGAGTACTTGCAAATGTCGGAACGAACATCTCGTGAATCATTAAtgcacttttgtaagtgtattattGATTTATATAAAGATGAATATATGCGAGAGCCTACCACGGAAGATATCAAAAGATTGTATGAAGCTCACGAAGATATTCACGATTTACCTGGAATGATGGGAAGcatagattgtatgcattgggcatgGGAAAGATGTCCCGTTGCATGGAAAGGTCAATTTACTTGA
- the LOC139901226 gene encoding uncharacterized protein → MLEAVASYDNWIWHAFFGVAGSNNDLNILNASNLFNSMLNEETEDIPLTVNGVEYKRGYYLADGIYPGWTSFVKAFSSANDEKRKYFSKKQAAARKDVERTFVILQGRWHILQQPARAYSVNVMKQMMYTCIILHNIIVEDNGFALTENDWVYEPVHNMQTTWIERCETYRRRTKELRDREVHEGLRSDLVEHVWANRETSESETKSD, encoded by the coding sequence ATGCTAGAAGCTGTAGCCTCATATGATAACTGGATTTGGCATGCTTTCTTTGGGGTTGCGGGTTCAAACAACGACTTAAACATCTTGAACGCTAGTAATCTCTTCAACTCAATGCTTAATGAAGAAACAGAAGATATTCCTTTGACTGTAAATGGGGTTGAGTACAAAAGAGGATATTATCTAGCGGACGGTATATATCCCGGGTGGACATCATTTGTGAAGGCGTTTTCAAGTGCAAACGATGAAAAACGTAAGTACTTTTCGAAGAAACAAGCAGCGGCACGCAAGGATGTTGAGAGGACTTTTGTTATTTTACAGGGGCGTTGGCATATACTACAACAACCAGCAAGGGCATATAGCGTCAATGTAATGAAACAAATGATGTATACGTGCATTATCTTACACAACATAATTGTCGAAGATAATGGTTTTGCTCTAACCGAAAATGATTGGGTTTACGAACCCGTTCATAATATGCAAACAACTTGGATCGAGAGGTGCGAAACTTACAGGAGGAGGACGAAAGAATTACGAGATAGAGAAGTGCATGAGGGCCTACGATCGGATTTGGTTGAACATGTATGGGCTAATCGTGAGACGTCGGAGTCAGAGACGAAGTCGGATTAA